From a single Solenopsis invicta isolate M01_SB chromosome 4, UNIL_Sinv_3.0, whole genome shotgun sequence genomic region:
- the LOC120357592 gene encoding uncharacterized protein LOC120357592, whose translation MLTLNAAGDTRSSNNSKTNRSAATKSLTAAISNVKCLYCAGSHLLFQCAQFKSLSTEQRKNVARQHRCCYNCLTKGHYPRDCKSRGRCARCQRKHHTLLHDDDISGGQTTMGAPAIASTSSVNTVNDAPSKSSLSARVTTPSRSLLVKGTVLLATARIFVRTDGARCINLRGMIDTGAEATFITERAVQVLKAKRIKVYYTVTGMGDLQAGVVTHAVKLHLSEGIQSSTTVTVIAFILPVLTSYAPRSPVDLLAHPHLQNLKFADSDPFSDEPIDLLIGLDYYKAVTMDGSRRGPSSDLMAKPTIFGWVVFGPCNDTSEGNPRSVSSLRCSSSPGTDALMRQFWEIEEVSVSNPLTEEKVECERHFASTHSRLSSGRYQVRLPFRTDYLNKVGRSFHVASGAFDRLERRLARDSALSASYRGFLSEYEQMGHMTRVNPNEVINNNSLYLPHHPVVKASSTSPVRVVFNASSPMDNGHSLNDLLLTEPKLQSDLCSIIMRWRTHRFVFVADVAKMFRQIMIHPLDTDFQRILWRPSSGQPIHHYRLITVTYGTASAPYLSMRVLRQLCEDEGSAFPLAVSILNNSIYVDDVLFGTDSVSAIQSTRQQLNALLLKGGFHLRKWTSNYDELLSEILVSDRLEDNSVEFDEDSSFKVLGISWSPILDRFHFRIQIPEFPVISKRSVLSAISRFFDPLGWIASVVITAKIFMQELWLRKVDWDSLLSSDLEERWTEYSHSLTDLKEISIPRWTNQSNSDLGIELHGFADASTRAYAAVVYIRIIHTRSSFGVTLLACKSKVAPIKTVSVPRLELCAATLLARFLKNIVSTLRLSSVPVYCWSDSMITLAWIKQHPNTWKTFISNRVSEIQTSLPQAQWLFVGSKENPADCASRGISVQELKSHSLWWSGPQWLQSPSTVWSEQPSSLRSDGNMERRSVPVYLAQRGAARWDLSEQVSSWPKLLRIMAYCLLFVHKVRQRLRRADSDQLGTLYVLSDAIRQARSFWIAYVQKINFSNEIQAIKRGEGPSKSSPLKNLNPFLDTKDNLCVGGRLCRASLSYDERHPIILPRHRISELIVAQAHDRTLQGGTQLTLGVLRQQYWILNARNLVKHHIHRCVVCVRHRAIPILQQMGDLPDVRINPSRPFQHTGVDYAGPFHVLPIVGRGQRTHKAYVVVFVCLATRAIHLELANDYTSDGFLAAFRRFTSRRGLPVSLFSDNGTNFQGAEKELRNAFRALSRDPDLVAYLASDGITWRFIPPSAPHFGGMWEAGVKSVKHHLRRVIGAYTLSNEEFTTLLTQVESCLNSRPIAPLSDDPSDLSPLTPAHFLIGTSLIATPEESVLDLRETRLNRWQRVQRMHEQFWRIWSRDYLHMLQQRYKWRQKSTSLKVDDLVLVQNPLLPPTKWELGRVVKIYPDPQGLVRVVDVRTLSNTRRRAVNRLCKLPIEINAELPQ comes from the coding sequence ATGCTGACTCTGAATGCAGCGGGAGATACTCGCAGttcaaataatagtaaaacaaaTCGCTCAGCAGCCACCAAGTCGTTGACGGCTGCCATCTCTAATGTTAAATGTTTATACTGTGCGGGCTCGCACCTTTTGTTTCAATGCGCTCAGTTTAAATCCTTATCCACGGAGCAGAGAAAGAATGTTGCGCGGCAGCACCGTTGCTGCTATAATTGTTTGACCAAAGGCCATTATCCGCGCGACTGTAAATCGCGGGGCCGCTGTGCACGTTGCCAACGCAAACATCATACGCTTCTGCATGACGACGATATCAGCGGGGGACAAACGACAATGGGTGCTCCTGCTATAGCGAGCACATCCAGTGTAAATACAGTAAATGACGCCCCCTCTAAATCAAGTCTTTCAGCAAGGGTAACAACTCCTTCACGTTCCCTCCTGGTCAAGGGTACTGTACTACTCGCAACTGCACGAATCTTTGTACGTACTGATGGAGCTCGTTGTATAAACCTTCGAGGCATGATTGATACGGGCGCTGAGGCTACATTTATCACTGAAAGGGCTGTTCAAGTCTTAAAAGCAAAGCGTATTAAAGTATATTACACTGTCACTGGCATGGGTGATCTACAGGCTGGGGTCGTTACTCATGCAGTTAAGCTCCATTTAAGTGAGGGTATACAGTCGAGTACTACAGTTACAGTGATCGCGTTTATCCTCCCTGTACTTACTTCTTATGCTCCAAGAAGTCCTGTTGATTTACTTGCGCATCCTCATTtgcagaatttaaaatttgcggATTCTGATCCATTCAGTGATGAACCTATCGATTTACTGATAGGACTTGACTATTATAAGGCCGTAACAATGGATGGATCCCGCCGAGGACCGAGCTCTGATCTTATGGCGAAACCTACTATCTTTGGCTGGGTTGTCTTCGGCCCGTGCAACGACACTTCTGAAGGAAATCCTAGGTCGGTGTCCTCGTTACGCTGCTCTAGCTCTCCTGGAACGGATGCACTGATGAGGCAGTTTTGGGAGATAGAGGAAGTCTCGGTTTCTAATCCCCTCACTGAAGAGAAAGTCGAGTGCGAAAGGCACTTCGCATCTACACATTCTCGTTTGTCAAGCGGACGCTATCAGGTTCGCTTACCTTTTCGGACCGATTACTTGAATAAGGTCGGTCGCTCCTTTCACGTCGCTTCTGGTGCCTTTGATAGGTTAGAGCGACGTCTAGCTCGCGATAGTGCATTGTCTGCCAGCTATCGTGGCTTTCTTTCTGAGTATGAGCAAATGGGTCACATGACCCGTGTAAACCCGAACGaggtcattaataataattcgttATATCTGCCTCACCATCCAGTGGTGAAGGCGAGCAGTACTTCCCCTGTACGGGTTGTATTCAACGCCTCGAGTCCCATGGACAACGGGCATTCATTAAATGATCTGTTGCTTACTGAACCTAAGCTGCAGTCAGATCTTTGCTCTATCATTATGCGCTGGCGAACTCATCGCTTCGTTTTCGTCGCTGACGTCGCAAAGATGTTTAGACAAATTATGATTCATCCGTTAGATACTGACTTTCAGAGGATATTGTGGCGTCCTAGTTCAGGCCAGCCGATCCATCATTACCGTTTAATCACCGTCACGTACGGTACCGCCTCGGCGCCTTATTTATCCATGCGCGTCCTGCGACAATTATGCGAGGACGAGGGATCTGCATTCCCGCTGGCTGTGTCTATACTCAATAATTCCATCTATGTAGATGACGTGTTGTTTGGGACAGACAGTGTGTCCGCCATACAATCCACACGTCAGCAGTTGAATGCCTTGTTATTGAAAGGAGGTTTTCACCTTCGTAAATGGACGTCAAACTATGACGAATTGTTGTCGGAGATACTAGTGTCGGATCGACTGGAGGACAATAGTGTCGAATTTGACGAGGACTCCTCCTTCAAGGTTTTAGGAATTTCGTGGAGTCCTATACTTGATCGATTCCATTTCAGGATACAAATTCCGGAGTTTCCGGTGATCTCGAAACGTAGCGTGCTATCCGCCATTTCGCGGTTCTTTGATCCACTGGGTTGGATTGCCTCTGTGGTAATCACCGCTAAAATTTTCATGCAGGAACTATGGCTGCGTAAGGTTGATTGGGATAGCCTGCTCTCGAGTGATCTAGAGGAACGATGGACTGAGTATTCTCACAGTCTGACAGATCTCAAAGAGATTTCGATCCCAAGGTGGACGAATCAAAGCAACTCCGATCTGGGTATCGAGTTGCATGGATTTGCGGATGCTTCAACACGGGCCTATGCGGCCGTTGTATACATTCGCATTATTCACACTCGAAGCAGCTTTGGAGTAACACTCTTAGCCTGTAAATCTAAGGTCGCTCCTATTAAAACAGTTAGCGTTCCCAGGTTAGAGCTGTGTGCAGCTACCTTACTAGCtcgttttcttaaaaatattgttagtaCTTTAAGGTTAAGTTCAGTACCAGTATACTGCTGGTCAGATTCCATGATCACACTTGCTTGGATTAAGCAGCACCCCAATACCTGGAAGACTTTCATATCCAATAGGGTATCAGAAATCCAGACAAGCTTGCCGCAAGCTCAGTGGCTATTTGTCGGGTCTAAAGAAAATCCCGCAGACTGTGCGTCGCGCGGCATCAGCGTTCAGGAGTTGAAGTCGCACTCGTTGTGGTGGAGTGGGCCTCAATGGCTGCAGTCACCCTCGACTGTGTGGTCGGAACAGCCCTCCTCCCTTCGATCGGACGGAAACATGGAACGACGTAGCGTTCCAGTTTATTTAGCTCAGCGGGGCGCGGCAAGGTGGGATCTTTCCGAGCAAGTTTCCAGTTGGCCTAAGTTGTTGCGGATCATGGCCTATTGCCTATTGTTCGTTCATAAGGTTCGACAGCGCCTTAGAAGGGCGGATAGTGATCAATTAGGTACGTTATATGTGTTGAGTGACGCTATCAGACAGGCTCGTAGTTTTTGGATTGCGTACGTACAAAAGATTAACTTTTCGAATGAGATCCAGGCAATAAAACGTGGTGAGGGCCCGTCTAAATCTAGTCCCTTGAAAAATCTAAACCCGTTTTTGGACACGAAGGATAACCTTTGTGTCGGGGGACGTCTCTGCCGGGCGTCCCTCTCTTACGATGAGAGACATCCCATCATACTACCGAGGCATCGCATATCGGAGCTGATTGTTGCGCAGGCACACGATCGAACGCTTCAAGGTGGGACACAGTTGACGTTAGGAGTTTTACGCCAACAGTACTGGATTCTAAATGCTAGAAACCTTGTAAAACATCACATTCACAGGTGTGTTGTTTGTGTCCGCCACAGAGCTATTCCGATATTGCAGCAAATGGGTGATCTGCCGGACGTTCGAATAAACCCTTCTCGTCCGTTTCAACATACCGGCGTAGACTATGCCGGTCCTTTTCATGTCCTTCCGATAGTAGGACGTGGCCAGCGGACACACAAGGCTTATGTGGTTGTGTTCGTTTGTTTGGCCACTAGGGCCATACACTTGGAACTGGCCAATGATTATACCAGCGATGGGTTTTTGGCCGCATTTAGAAGATTTACCTCTCGTAGGGGTCTTCCGGTGTCATTATTCAGTGATAATGGGACCAATTTTCAGGGTGCCGAAAAGGAATTGCGCAATGCGTTCAGAGCTCTGTCGCGTGATCCTGATCTCGTCGCGTATTTAGCCTCCGACGGCATCACTTGGAGATTTATACCGCCCTCCGCCCCACATTTTGGAGGAATGTGGGAAGCGGGCGTAAAGTCCGTTAAGCACCATTTACGGCGTGTAATTGGTGCTTACACGCTTTCAAATGAGGAGTTCACTACATTACTAACTCAAGTGGAGTCGTGTCTAAATTCTAGACCTATAGCTCCCTTGTCCGATGATCCCTCCGATCTCTCACCTTTGACTCCTGCCCATTTCTTAATAGGTACCTCGCTGATTGCGACGCCTGAGGAGTCCGTATTGGATTTGAGGGAAACGCGACTCAATCGTTGGCAGCGTGTACAGCGGATGCACGAGCAGTTTTGGCGGATATGGTCGCGAGATTATCTCCACATGTTACAGCAGCGCTATAAGTGGCGTCAGAAATCGACTAGTTTGAAAGTCGATGATCTAGTATTAGTTCAAAACCCGTTGCTACCGCCGACGAAATGGGAGCTTGGGAGAGTAGTAAAAATCTATCCTGACCCTCAAGGTCTCGTTAGGGTAGTGGATGTAAGGACGCTTTCGAATACAAGAAGGCGTGCCGTTAACCGGCTATGCAAGCTTCCTATCGAAATTAATGCGGAGTTGCCGCAGTAG